A genomic region of Mus musculus strain C57BL/6J chromosome 7, GRCm38.p6 C57BL/6J contains the following coding sequences:
- the Vmn1r90 gene encoding vomeronasal 1 receptor 90, with protein sequence MSSQNEAMKTTEEVALQIVLLCQFGIGTMANILLFIHNFSPLLTGCQLRPKQVICTNMAVSSILILFMTVFPNNVFVVQRNLMNDLQCKLEYFLRMVARSINLCSTCVLSTYQFVTLLPGNFGEMMVRGRRSKVISYSCCSCWLFGVLYNVYIPMKVSGPQNTHNKTDIKSKWFCVTSGFSVGIMFLWFAHDAIFISIMIWTSVSMVLLLYRHYQRLQYIFPPHQGTRGYAEIRAAHSIAMLVVTFVSFYLLHCICFILHIVFVDSRLWLRHVGEVLTSSFPTISPLLLIFRDPSYPCSLIFNYRKPVI encoded by the coding sequence ATGTCTTCTCAGAATGAAGCCatgaaaaccactgaggaagtggcACTTCAGATCGTGTTGCTTTGTCAGTTTGGAATAGGGACTATGGCTAACATCCTTCTGTTTATCCATAATTTCTCTCCACTTTTGACTGGATGTCAACTGAGACCCAAACAAGTGATTTGTACTAACATGGCTGTGTCCAGCATCTTAATTCTATTCATGACTGTGTTCCCAAACAATGTGTTTGTTGTTCAAAGGAATCTAATGAATGACCTTCAATGTAAACTTGAATACTTCCTACGCATGGTAGCAAGAAGCATAAacttgtgttccacctgtgtctTGAGCACCTATCAGTTTGTCACTCTTCTTCCTGGCAATTTTGGTGAGATGATGGTCAGAGGAAGAAGGTCCAAGGTCATAAGCTATTCCTGTTGTAGTTGTTGGTTGTTTGGTGTCTTATATAATGTCTACATTCCAATGAAAGTCAGTGGTCCAcagaacacacataataaaacTGACATTAAAAGTAAGTGGTTCTGTGTTACATCTGGCTTCAGTGTAGGCATTATGTTCTTGTGGTTTGCCCATGATGCCATATTTATCAGCATCATGatctggaccagtgtctccatggtacttctcTTGTATAGACACTACCAGAGACTGCAGTACATTTTCCCTCCCCATCAAGGCACCAGGGGCTATGCTGAGATCAGAGCAGCCCATAGCATTGCTATGCTTGTGGTCACATTTGTAAGCTTTTATCTTCTACActgtatttgttttattcttcACATTGTTTTTGTAGACTCTCGTCTGTGGCTGAGGCATGTAGGTGAAGTTTTAACTTCAAGCTTCCCCACTATTTCTCCCTTGCTGTTGATCTTTAGGGATCCTAGTTATCCTTGTTCTCTGATATTCAACTATAGAAAGCCAGTCATTTAA